Proteins co-encoded in one Sandaracinaceae bacterium genomic window:
- the sppA gene encoding signal peptide peptidase SppA → MLSTPLRAAANVLKAPFYPVYALARRRASTDGWLHLELRPRLTEFSSALPSLARFVPELAQRQPTPLAALRRLAIAAAKDPHVRGVLVELPPLQAGWSRARGLRDVFRTLRDGGKQVVVYLPRGGGNLELYVAAGASKILLGPEATFMALGLSMESRYIKSMLGKLGVSVESFARKEFKTAAETATRDSMSDPQREQLGALLTGLHGDLVDALLGRPGMTPERVAAVFEAGFLRGERAIEAGVCDGVAYEDQLGEVLAGLYPDHPRAPAPKTKGKKKRTPSGPSVVLRGAGDFLDHADAEFFLPLRSRPYVGVVRVQGAIRDNDEEPRGIRQTFWALRAAREDDLCAGVVLLINSPGGSALASDRIHREVVRLKQEKPVVAYFEDVAASGGYYIAAPADAIVAQPVTITGSIGVVSARLLARDLLDKVGVHTEVLRSAPHADMFSPARELDAREREILDTELDAFYENFVRLVAEGRHQSVDVIEPLARGRVWSGRQAAERGLVDRLGGFEVALEEVRSRAQVSESDRARLEPVVLQMRPLLVNGAIRRLMVDGDATAQLGADATPEAIDRLAPMLRALLGPLAPELAELFGLVGANERVLYYALGLPEIR, encoded by the coding sequence TTGCTGTCCACACCTCTCCGAGCTGCCGCCAACGTCCTGAAGGCGCCATTTTACCCTGTCTACGCACTCGCACGTCGCCGCGCCTCCACCGACGGGTGGCTGCATCTCGAGCTGAGGCCGCGACTGACCGAGTTCTCGAGCGCCCTGCCGAGCCTCGCGCGGTTCGTGCCCGAGCTGGCGCAGCGCCAGCCCACCCCCTTGGCTGCGCTCCGACGGCTGGCGATCGCCGCGGCCAAGGACCCGCACGTGCGCGGCGTGCTGGTGGAGCTGCCGCCTCTGCAGGCAGGCTGGTCCCGCGCACGTGGGCTGCGCGACGTCTTCCGCACGCTGCGCGACGGGGGCAAGCAGGTGGTGGTCTACCTCCCACGCGGCGGTGGCAACCTGGAGCTGTACGTCGCGGCCGGGGCGTCCAAGATCCTGCTGGGACCCGAGGCCACCTTCATGGCGCTGGGGCTCTCCATGGAGAGCCGCTACATCAAGTCCATGCTGGGGAAGCTGGGCGTCAGCGTGGAGTCCTTTGCCCGCAAGGAGTTCAAGACCGCCGCCGAGACGGCCACGCGCGACAGCATGAGCGACCCGCAGCGGGAGCAGCTGGGGGCCCTGCTGACGGGGCTGCACGGCGACCTGGTGGATGCCCTTCTGGGGCGCCCGGGGATGACCCCGGAGCGCGTGGCCGCGGTTTTCGAGGCCGGCTTCCTGCGGGGGGAGCGGGCCATCGAGGCGGGCGTCTGCGACGGCGTGGCCTACGAGGACCAGCTCGGTGAGGTGCTGGCCGGGCTCTACCCCGACCACCCTCGTGCACCAGCGCCGAAGACCAAGGGCAAGAAGAAGCGCACGCCCAGCGGACCCAGCGTGGTGCTGCGCGGAGCGGGCGACTTCCTCGACCACGCCGACGCCGAGTTCTTCCTGCCGCTGCGGTCGCGCCCCTACGTGGGCGTGGTGCGCGTGCAGGGCGCCATCCGAGACAACGACGAGGAGCCACGCGGCATCCGGCAGACCTTCTGGGCGCTGCGGGCGGCGCGCGAAGACGACCTCTGCGCGGGCGTCGTGCTCTTGATCAACTCGCCCGGTGGCTCGGCGCTGGCCTCGGATCGCATCCACCGTGAGGTGGTCCGCCTGAAGCAGGAGAAGCCGGTCGTCGCCTACTTCGAAGACGTCGCGGCCAGCGGGGGCTACTACATCGCGGCGCCGGCCGACGCCATCGTGGCACAGCCCGTCACCATCACCGGCAGCATCGGGGTGGTCTCGGCGCGCTTGCTGGCGCGCGACCTGCTGGACAAGGTGGGCGTGCACACCGAGGTGCTGCGCTCGGCGCCCCACGCCGACATGTTCAGCCCCGCGCGCGAGCTGGACGCGCGCGAGCGCGAGATCCTGGACACCGAGCTGGACGCCTTCTACGAGAACTTCGTGCGGCTGGTCGCCGAAGGGCGTCACCAGTCGGTGGACGTCATCGAGCCACTGGCACGCGGACGCGTCTGGTCCGGGCGGCAGGCCGCCGAGCGCGGCTTGGTGGACCGTCTGGGAGGGTTCGAGGTGGCGCTCGAGGAGGTGCGCTCCCGCGCACAGGTGTCGGAGTCCGACCGCGCGCGCCTCGAGCCCGTGGTCCTGCAGATGCGCCCCCTGCTGGTCAATGGCGCCATCCGCCGGCTGATGGTGGATGGCGATGCCACGGCCCAGCTGGGCGCCGATGCCACGCCCGAAGCGATCGACCGGCTGGCGCCCATGCTGCGCGCGCTGCTGGGGCCCCTGGCGCCGGAGCTCGCCGAGCTGTTCGGCTTGGTGGGCGCCAACGAGCGGGTCCTGTACTACGCGTTGGGGCTCCCCGAGATCCGCTGA
- a CDS encoding RDD family protein: MRELRDIHETLAVTTPENVTFHFELAGPSTRAAAWVVDLVVMATLLTLCAILVSLGSAVVGSSALANVIMLVASFVVLWWYGALLEWGLRGQTVGKRLLGLRVLQQNGLRITFPQAVIRNLVRLVDLLPFSYLVGGVSLLVDRHSRRLGDLAAGTIVVQERSLPAPSVIVPPALRYNTFLADANVRHAARRVTAPERDVMVAVSLRREALPLHVRHELFETLAAHLEGRLGLPRPAQLSAERYVLNLVAVVLSGAKA; encoded by the coding sequence ATGCGGGAGCTGCGCGACATCCACGAGACCCTGGCGGTCACCACGCCCGAGAACGTCACCTTCCACTTCGAGTTGGCGGGGCCTTCGACGCGAGCGGCGGCCTGGGTGGTGGACCTGGTCGTCATGGCCACGCTGCTCACCTTGTGCGCCATCTTGGTGTCGCTGGGCTCGGCGGTGGTGGGCTCGAGCGCCCTCGCGAACGTGATCATGCTGGTCGCCTCGTTCGTGGTGCTGTGGTGGTACGGCGCGCTGCTGGAGTGGGGCCTGCGCGGCCAGACCGTGGGGAAGCGCCTGCTCGGGCTGCGTGTGCTGCAGCAGAACGGGCTGCGCATCACCTTTCCGCAGGCCGTCATCCGCAACCTGGTGCGCCTGGTGGACCTGCTGCCCTTTTCGTATTTGGTGGGCGGCGTGAGCCTCCTGGTGGACCGCCACAGCCGGCGCCTGGGAGACCTCGCCGCGGGCACCATCGTGGTGCAGGAGCGGAGCCTGCCGGCCCCGTCGGTCATCGTGCCCCCTGCCCTGCGCTACAACACCTTCCTGGCGGACGCGAACGTCCGTCACGCGGCGCGGCGGGTCACGGCTCCCGAGCGCGATGTCATGGTCGCCGTGAGCCTGCGCCGCGAGGCCCTACCGCTGCACGTCCGCCACGAGCTGTTCGAGACGCTGGCAGCCCACCTCGAAGGCCGCTTGGGGCTGCCGCGCCCCGCCCAGCTCTCGGCCGAGCGCTATGTCCTGAACCTGGTGGCGGTGGTCCTGTCCGGAGCGAAAGCCTGA
- a CDS encoding stage II sporulation protein M translates to MEGFDVNRFISTRTPSWRALEQLVLDMERRPGALALDDVRRFAKLYRAASSDLLLARTERVDASIEDYLNGLVARAYAIVYATQPRAQRRIWRFLVDAFPALFRAEWKVIALSAVLLFAGAGVGAVGIAVDPGSRAVLIPEQHQAFSPDERVTRDEGQVASAGEASVFSAFLFTHNIRVTFLVFALGITFGVGTALVLFYNGLPLGALAMQYHLAGEGLFFWAWILPHGIPELTQIFIAGGAGLMIGRGMLLPGRRRRGRAVQQEARKAVLLVVGGMPILVLAGIIEGTISQIHAPTLPYWVKLAVAIVVGVGLYAYLLRAGRGSDAEAAQASERSAV, encoded by the coding sequence ATGGAGGGCTTCGACGTCAACCGCTTCATCAGCACCCGGACGCCCAGCTGGCGCGCGCTCGAGCAGCTGGTGCTGGACATGGAGCGACGCCCCGGCGCCCTGGCCCTCGACGACGTGCGGCGCTTCGCCAAGCTCTACCGCGCGGCGTCGAGCGACCTCCTGCTGGCCCGCACCGAGCGGGTGGACGCCAGCATCGAGGACTACCTGAACGGCCTGGTCGCGCGCGCCTACGCCATCGTCTACGCCACCCAGCCACGCGCTCAGCGGCGCATCTGGCGCTTCTTGGTGGACGCGTTCCCCGCGCTGTTTCGCGCGGAGTGGAAGGTCATCGCGCTGTCGGCGGTCCTGCTCTTCGCGGGTGCTGGCGTGGGCGCCGTGGGCATCGCTGTAGACCCCGGCTCGCGCGCCGTGCTCATCCCCGAGCAGCACCAGGCCTTCTCGCCGGACGAGCGCGTCACGCGCGACGAGGGCCAGGTCGCGAGCGCAGGCGAGGCGTCCGTGTTCTCGGCGTTCCTCTTCACGCACAACATCCGGGTCACCTTCCTGGTGTTCGCGCTGGGCATCACCTTCGGCGTGGGCACCGCCCTGGTGCTGTTCTACAACGGGCTGCCGCTGGGGGCGCTGGCCATGCAGTACCACCTGGCGGGCGAGGGCCTCTTCTTCTGGGCGTGGATCCTGCCGCACGGCATCCCGGAGCTGACGCAGATCTTCATCGCGGGGGGCGCGGGGCTCATGATCGGGCGCGGCATGCTGCTGCCGGGGCGGCGGCGGAGAGGCCGTGCCGTGCAACAAGAGGCGCGCAAGGCCGTGCTGTTGGTGGTGGGCGGCATGCCCATCCTGGTGCTGGCCGGGATCATCGAGGGCACCATCAGCCAGATCCACGCGCCCACGTTGCCCTACTGGGTGAAGCTCGCCGTGGCCATCGTGGTGGGCGTGGGCCTCTATGCGTACCTGCTGCGAGCTGGCCGGGGCAGTGACGCGGAGGCCGCTCAGGCTTCGGAGCGCAGCGCCGTCTGA
- a CDS encoding roadblock/LC7 domain-containing protein gives MTNPQMVMYEEEFNQIQTIVDRLVREANAQVVFIIDKNGQLIANAGETEQLDTTSLASLTAGNIAATGGIAKLLRENEFSTQFHEGEKSNIHIQLVGNRVILVVIFDNKTSLGLVRLRVKKASEQLNLIFEALLNKVQDPNQETPFAEITDDDIDNLFND, from the coding sequence ATGACGAACCCGCAGATGGTGATGTACGAGGAGGAGTTCAACCAGATCCAGACGATCGTCGATCGTCTGGTTCGTGAGGCGAACGCCCAGGTCGTATTCATCATCGACAAGAACGGCCAACTCATCGCCAACGCCGGCGAGACCGAACAACTGGACACCACGTCCCTCGCGTCCCTCACGGCTGGCAACATCGCCGCGACGGGTGGCATCGCAAAGCTGCTGCGCGAGAACGAGTTCAGCACGCAGTTCCACGAGGGCGAGAAGAGCAACATCCACATTCAGCTGGTCGGGAACCGGGTCATCCTGGTGGTCATCTTCGACAACAAGACCAGCCTGGGCTTGGTGCGGCTGCGCGTGAAGAAGGCCAGCGAGCAGCTGAACCTCATCTTCGAGGCGCTCTTGAACAAGGTGCAGGACCCCAATCAGGAGACTCCCTTCGCCGAAATCACCGATGACGACATCGACAACCTGTTCAACGATTAG
- a CDS encoding GTPase: protein MAQVNPLTRELLVKLVYYGPGLGGKTTSLQRIHQASPPETRGQIVSLATPVDRTLYFDFLPLRAASVRGHHVRLQLFTVPGQVYFNATRKLVLTGADGVVFVADSQRERHDANLESLENLAANLETHGRSLGEIPLVLQYNKRDLPNIMDMEEMDASLNEFGAPAFPTCAAGGEGVLSALDALVQAVMDDLEGRQLLGAEPKPRSDPKFYQAEEMLEDQIGRASAEVWRVDDARGVPTDLPPRPSFSTEDEQLDHDDLVDEERFSRVTYTRDAKTEFPPARRPSEAPVLRVVPQTNALAGGGPSWAPLFGGEAAGVRLVELDLAEGRIGEAVARLDGLVQRALRDVADALELPETNRQGALVASLIGVDPVRWVRFRAVCARARAEEPIRSSEVLSALALLIEIHERQTALRSEA, encoded by the coding sequence TTGGCGCAGGTCAACCCGCTCACCCGAGAGCTGCTCGTCAAGCTGGTCTACTACGGGCCCGGGCTAGGCGGGAAGACCACGTCGCTCCAGCGCATCCACCAGGCCTCGCCGCCTGAGACGCGCGGCCAGATCGTGTCGCTGGCCACGCCCGTGGACCGCACGCTCTACTTCGACTTCCTGCCGCTCCGGGCCGCGAGTGTGCGCGGGCACCACGTGCGCCTGCAGCTCTTCACCGTGCCTGGGCAGGTGTACTTCAACGCCACCCGCAAGCTGGTGCTCACCGGTGCTGATGGCGTGGTGTTCGTGGCGGACTCCCAGCGTGAGCGGCACGACGCCAACCTCGAGAGCCTCGAGAACCTGGCCGCCAACCTCGAGACGCACGGGCGCTCGCTGGGCGAAATCCCGCTGGTGCTCCAGTACAACAAGCGCGACCTCCCCAACATCATGGACATGGAGGAGATGGACGCCTCCCTGAACGAGTTCGGGGCGCCCGCGTTCCCCACCTGTGCTGCCGGCGGGGAGGGCGTGCTCAGCGCGCTGGACGCGTTGGTCCAGGCGGTCATGGACGACCTCGAAGGACGCCAGCTGCTGGGCGCCGAGCCCAAGCCGCGCTCCGACCCGAAGTTCTACCAGGCAGAGGAGATGCTGGAGGACCAGATCGGCCGCGCCAGCGCCGAGGTGTGGCGTGTGGACGACGCGCGCGGCGTGCCCACCGACCTGCCGCCGCGCCCTTCGTTCTCCACGGAGGACGAGCAGCTCGACCACGACGACCTGGTGGACGAAGAGCGGTTCAGCCGGGTGACGTACACACGAGACGCCAAGACCGAGTTTCCGCCGGCGCGCCGGCCGTCGGAGGCGCCGGTGTTGCGGGTGGTGCCCCAGACCAACGCGCTCGCGGGCGGTGGCCCCAGCTGGGCGCCGCTGTTCGGAGGGGAAGCCGCGGGGGTCCGCCTGGTGGAATTGGACTTGGCGGAGGGGCGCATCGGCGAGGCGGTCGCCCGGCTGGACGGGCTGGTGCAGCGCGCGCTGCGTGACGTGGCCGACGCCCTCGAGCTGCCCGAGACCAACCGGCAGGGCGCGCTCGTGGCGTCGTTGATTGGCGTGGACCCGGTGCGCTGGGTCCGCTTCCGCGCGGTCTGTGCCCGGGCCCGAGCCGAAGAGCCCATCCGCAGCAGCGAGGTGCTCTCCGCCCTGGCGCTGCTCATCGAGATCCACGAGCGTCAGACGGCGCTGCGCTCCGAAGCCTGA
- a CDS encoding DUF2752 domain-containing protein, which yields MAIALLLLLGAFPTCVFKLAVGAPCPGCGLTRATLALLRLDLAEVWRLHPLAPLISPLFGWLLLRPLAVRIGWVSPEAGLLRGRTLTMTIVAVVLAMWILYAARLAGALGGHPDPVSLGEGWLTRWWF from the coding sequence GTGGCGATCGCCCTCTTGCTGCTGCTCGGTGCTTTTCCCACCTGCGTCTTCAAGCTGGCGGTGGGGGCCCCCTGCCCGGGCTGTGGCCTGACCCGCGCCACGCTCGCGCTCCTGCGGCTCGACCTGGCCGAGGTGTGGCGTCTGCACCCGCTGGCTCCCCTGATCAGCCCGCTCTTCGGCTGGCTGCTGCTGCGCCCGTTGGCCGTGCGGATCGGGTGGGTGTCCCCCGAAGCGGGGCTGCTGCGTGGGCGTACGCTCACCATGACCATCGTCGCGGTGGTGCTGGCGATGTGGATTCTGTACGCTGCGCGCCTCGCCGGCGCCCTCGGCGGACACCCCGATCCGGTGTCCTTGGGGGAGGGCTGGCTGACACGCTGGTGGTTCTAG
- a CDS encoding methyltransferase domain-containing protein has product MTAPSAAASASAALAAALLACPSCGGKLSPFLGESEAACTGCEATFPVFADVPVLMVDPVAYVAEHRTAILSALAELAECTPTELATVERWARRRGATTQRLFDDDFTRPEEHGSTPSLATTDEGFLAFAHAAAQNTPLGRLLRLHGRPLGRTVEVGCGAGSESATLAAKADGLLLTDLSLRAVLLARDRASDVGKPLVGAVMDAENLALREAACESIVALHVVDVLADPFSFLEAASAALVRRGTLLLSTPNPALALPDGPAELLDEVATGAGLEVTGRADGVPWLRVHSEREVQVFFVRLLVLLRGA; this is encoded by the coding sequence ATGACGGCCCCCAGCGCTGCTGCGTCCGCGAGTGCCGCCTTGGCGGCGGCGCTGCTGGCGTGCCCCAGCTGCGGGGGGAAGCTGTCGCCCTTCCTGGGCGAGAGTGAGGCGGCCTGCACGGGCTGCGAGGCCACGTTCCCTGTCTTCGCGGATGTCCCCGTGCTGATGGTGGACCCCGTGGCCTACGTGGCCGAGCACCGCACGGCCATCCTCAGCGCCCTCGCCGAGCTGGCCGAGTGCACGCCCACGGAGCTGGCCACCGTGGAGCGCTGGGCACGTCGGCGTGGGGCCACCACCCAGCGCCTCTTCGACGACGACTTCACACGTCCCGAGGAGCACGGGTCCACGCCGAGCTTGGCCACCACGGACGAGGGCTTCCTCGCGTTCGCGCATGCAGCGGCGCAGAACACCCCGCTGGGTCGGCTGCTGCGTCTGCACGGGCGGCCGCTGGGCCGCACGGTGGAGGTGGGCTGCGGCGCTGGCAGCGAGAGCGCCACGCTCGCGGCGAAGGCCGACGGTCTCCTGCTCACGGACCTCTCGCTCCGCGCCGTGTTGCTGGCTCGTGACCGCGCGTCCGACGTGGGAAAGCCCTTGGTGGGGGCGGTCATGGACGCCGAGAATCTGGCGCTGCGCGAGGCTGCCTGCGAGTCCATCGTGGCGCTCCACGTGGTGGACGTGCTGGCCGACCCGTTCAGCTTCCTCGAGGCGGCCAGCGCGGCGCTCGTTCGCCGTGGGACGCTGCTGCTGAGCACGCCAAACCCGGCCCTCGCGCTGCCGGACGGGCCGGCCGAGCTGCTGGACGAGGTGGCCACGGGGGCGGGCCTCGAGGTGACGGGCCGCGCCGATGGAGTCCCTTGGCTGCGCGTGCACAGTGAGCGCGAGGTGCAGGTCTTCTTCGTGAGGCTGCTCGTCCTCCTGCGCGGCGCGTGA
- a CDS encoding citrate synthase gives MSESSEYSPGLAGVPAARSKVGYIDGSVGKLQYRGYPIEVLAERCTYEEVAFLLVNGHMPTVAELATFSAELVAERSLKFRIIDVLKTLPESGHPMDALTVAVAMMGMFYPGDHVVDLEFRRISTIRLIAKLPTVVAAWHRIRRGDDPIKPRPDLSHAANFLYMLEGQVPEELPARVMDVALILHAEHSMNASTFTARVVGSTLTDPYAVVASAVGALAGRLHGGANERVLEVLRTIPDLTPNGVRKYAEDRLARKDLIMGFGHREYSVKDPRATILQGLATRLFSEYGSTPIYDVAVELEKQMADLVGHKGVYPNVDFYSGIVYEKLGIPVDLFTPVFAISRVAGWLAHLLEQLEGNRIYRPSQIWVGDVDVPFVEIGKR, from the coding sequence ATGTCGGAAAGCTCCGAGTACAGTCCAGGTCTTGCGGGAGTGCCCGCCGCGCGCTCCAAGGTGGGCTACATCGATGGCTCGGTCGGCAAGCTCCAGTACCGGGGCTACCCCATCGAAGTCTTGGCCGAGCGCTGCACCTATGAAGAGGTCGCGTTCCTGCTGGTCAACGGCCACATGCCCACAGTGGCGGAACTGGCCACGTTCTCCGCCGAGCTGGTCGCCGAACGGAGCTTGAAGTTCCGCATCATCGACGTGCTCAAGACGCTGCCGGAGAGCGGGCATCCCATGGACGCGCTCACCGTCGCGGTGGCGATGATGGGCATGTTCTACCCGGGCGACCACGTGGTGGACCTCGAGTTCCGCCGCATCAGCACCATTCGCCTCATCGCCAAGCTGCCCACCGTGGTGGCTGCATGGCACCGCATTCGCCGCGGCGATGACCCCATCAAGCCGCGCCCGGATCTCAGTCACGCCGCGAATTTCCTCTACATGCTCGAGGGCCAGGTGCCCGAAGAGCTGCCGGCCCGCGTCATGGACGTGGCCCTCATCCTGCACGCCGAGCACTCCATGAACGCGTCCACGTTCACGGCGCGCGTGGTGGGCTCCACGCTCACGGATCCATACGCCGTCGTGGCTTCGGCCGTCGGCGCGCTGGCCGGTCGTCTGCACGGCGGGGCCAACGAGCGCGTGCTCGAGGTGCTGCGCACCATCCCGGATCTCACGCCCAACGGCGTGCGCAAGTACGCGGAAGATCGCCTGGCCCGCAAGGACCTGATCATGGGCTTCGGCCACCGCGAGTACAGCGTGAAGGACCCGCGCGCCACCATCCTGCAGGGCCTCGCCACCCGCCTGTTCTCCGAGTACGGCAGCACGCCGATCTACGACGTGGCCGTGGAGCTCGAGAAGCAGATGGCCGACCTGGTGGGCCACAAGGGCGTCTACCCGAACGTCGACTTCTACAGCGGCATCGTCTACGAGAAGCTCGGCATCCCGGTGGACCTCTTCACGCCGGTGTTCGCCATCTCGCGCGTGGCCGGCTGGCTCGCGCACCTGCTCGAGCAGCTCGAGGGCAACCGCATCTACCGCCCTTCGCAGATCTGGGTCGGCGACGTGGACGTGCCCTTCGTCGAGATCGGCAAGCGCTGA